The sequence TTTTTATAACTAAACGAACCATATTGCACCTCCTTAATTGCAAAAGTGCAACATAATTATATCATAAAAAATTATAAAAAAAAAAGTTAGTTCGCAGCTAACTTTTTTTTATGGTTCGTTTATTTTACAAATATATTATATCATATTTTTTTAAAAAGTTAAATAAAAAATGAGAGGGGCAACCCTCTCGAAACATACACATTAATTTAAACTAATATAGTTTACCTTGAATTTCAAAAAATGCAAATTATACTAAATGTTTTTTGAAATAGTTATGCCATATTTCTAAGTTATCAAAGTTAAATTGATTTGTAAAATTATCGTCTTCATTTTTTACCTTAACTATAATTTTTCCCGCTTTATTTTGATATATATTTGTAATTTTTAAATAATTATATCTATTAAAAACTTGATCTTTTACATAAAGAGTTCTACCAACATAGTAATCTTTATTCAATTTTTTATTTGTGTTATATTCAACATTACCGTCTAAAGTGTAACCTTGATTTTCAACTATTTCTTTAGTAAATGTAAATAGAAAGCCAACGACTGCAGGACGTCCTTTTCTTTTCTTATCGTATTTTTTTATAATCTCTAGTTGATATTTTTCTCCTAATTCTTTTAGTATAGGTTTTAATACTCTTAAATCAATATCAGTAATTCTATAATTCATAGGAATATTTAATTGATATTTAAAATCTTCTAAACTTATTTCCCATTTTCCACTACCTCTAAACTGCTTCATTCTTCTAAAAAATTCTTTAGTATAACTAGATTTAAAATCAATAAACTCTTCTAACTCAAATCTAGTAAAGTTTTTTGCTAATTCATTTAAAACCCATCTAAATTCAGAATTAATTCCTATTATTACTTTTTGTCGTGGACCTGAAATGATATATTTTGTAAATAATACAAATTTTGTATATTCTTTATTATCTCCAATTTTAAATTTAATGGATATTAATTTATCATAAACCCTTTCAAGAGTGTCAAAAAAACTATCACTAGTGTTATCTTTCCATTTAGTTAGTTTTTTCAAATAACCAAAATCAAATTCTATTTCTTCCAAGCCTTTTTCCTTCATTCTAGACATTATTGCCAT comes from Streptobacillus felis and encodes:
- a CDS encoding replication initiation protein — translated: MANEIVKYNNDMNKIGLRNFNSTELDILMAIMSRMKEKGLEEIEFDFGYLKKLTKWKDNTSDSFFDTLERVYDKLISIKFKIGDNKEYTKFVLFTKYIISGPRQKVIIGINSEFRWVLNELAKNFTRFELEEFIDFKSSYTKEFFRRMKQFRGSGKWEISLEDFKYQLNIPMNYRITDIDLRVLKPILKELGEKYQLEIIKKYDKKRKGRPAVVGFLFTFTKEIVENQGYTLDGNVEYNTNKKLNKDYYVGRTLYVKDQVFNRYNYLKITNIYQNKAGKIIVKVKNEDDNFTNQFNFDNLEIWHNYFKKHLV